Proteins encoded by one window of Cucurbita pepo subsp. pepo cultivar mu-cu-16 chromosome LG14, ASM280686v2, whole genome shotgun sequence:
- the LOC111809775 gene encoding gamma aminobutyrate transaminase 1, mitochondrial-like, with the protein MFIVNHLLRSTLRSQSFAASRRASQEHIIMFSLYSTQASAQIEDPGFKGHDMLAPFTTGWQCTNENPQVIERSEGSYVYDTNGRKYLDSLAGLWCTSLGGNEPRLVAAATKQLNTLPFYHSYWNRTTKPALDLAKELLEMFTARKMGKVFFTNSGSEANDTQVKLVWYYNNALGRPKKKKFIARSHAYHGSTLVAASLTGLTDLHQKFDIPAPFVLHTDCPHYWRYHFPGETEEEFSTRLAKNLEELILKEGPETIAAFIAEPVMGAGGAILPPTTYFEKIQAVLKKYDILFIADEVICAFGRLGAMFGCDKYNIKPDLVSLAKALSSAYMPIGAVLVSPEISDVIHSQSDKLGSFSHGFTYSGHPTACAVALETLKIYKERNIVEQVNRISPRFQDGIKAFANSPIIGEIRGTGLVSGTDFVDNKSPNDPFPPEWGVGAYFGAECRKNGLILRAGENTITMAPPFIISPQEVDEIISIYGKALKATEERVKELKSQR; encoded by the exons ATGTTCATTGTCAATCACCTTCTTCGTTCCACTCTCAGGTCTCAG TCCTTTGCTGCTTCTAGAAGAGCTTCACAAGAACATATCATCATGTTCAGCTTATACAGTACACAGGCTTCAGCACAAATAGAGGATCCAGG GTTTAAGGGGCATGATATGCTTGCACCTTTCACTACAGGATGGCAGTGCACAAATGAAAATCCACAAGTTATAGAAAGATCAGAG GGTTCATATGTATATGACACTAATGGAAGGAAGTACCTTGATTCTCTTGCTGGTCTATGGTGCACATCCTTAG GGGGAAATGAACCACGACTTGTGGCAGCTGCAACAAAACAACTAAATACCTTGCCATTTTACCACTCCTATTGGAATCGTACTACCAAGCCTGCATTG GATCTGGCAAAGGAACTGCTTGAAATGTTCACAGCTAGAAAAATGGGGAAAGTCTTTTTTACGAACAGTGGTTCAGAAGCCAATGATACTCAG GTCAAGCTGGTTTGGTATTATAACAATGCACTTGGaagaccaaaaaagaaaaagttcatTGCTCGCTCACATGC TTACCATGGTTCAACATTAGTAGCAGCCAGTCTTACTGG CCTAACAGATCTGCACCAGAAGTTTGACATTCCAGCTCCATTCGTCCTGCACACTGATTGTCCACACTACTGGCGTTACCATTTTCCAG GTGAAACAGAGGAAGAGTTCTCAACCAGATTAGCCAAAAACTTGGAGGAACTTATACTTAAGGAGGGGCCAGAGACG ATTGCAGCGTTCATCGCTGAACCTGTCATGGGGGCTGGTGGTGCGATTCTTCCACCTACAACTTATTTTGAGAAG ATCCAAGCTGTGCTCAAGAAGTATGATATACTTTTTATTGCAGATGAG gTAATCTGTGCCTTTGGAAGACTAGGGGCAATGTTTGGATGCgataaatacaatattaaaCCAGACCTTGTATCTCTTGCAAAG GCGCTTTCCTCGGCATATATGCCTATTGGAGCTGTTCTTGTGAGCCCTGAAATCTCTGATGTCATTCACTCTCAAAGCGACAAGCTAG GTTCCTTTTCTCATGGATTTACTTATTCCGGACACCCAACCGCATGTGCTGTTGCACTTGAAACACTTAAGATCTACAA GGAAAGGAATATTGTGGAGCAAGTAAATCGCATCTCCCCGAGGTTTCAAGATGGCATAAAAGCTTTCGCAAATAGCCCTATCATTGGAGAG ATAAGAGGGACTGGCTTGGTGTCAGGCACAGATTTTGTAGACAATAAATCACCAAATGATCCGTTCCCTCCAGAATGGG GAGTTGGTGCATATTTTGGAGCTGAATGTCGGAAAAATGGTTTGATATTACGTGCTGGAGAGAATACTATAACGATGGCTCCACCTTTTATCATCTCTCCTCAAGAAGTTGATGAG ATAATCAGCATTTATGGAAAGGCACTAAAGGCTACAGAAGAGAGAGTGAAGGAATTGAAGTCTCAGAGGTAG